The genomic region ATAAAAGATATCCTTTTTGCTTGAATTCAATATCGATGTCTATATTTAATTCATCTTTTATATTTTCAAAGATTTTCACACTTTCTCTTGCTAATATACAGTTTTGTTTTGTCCCCCACTGTTGTCTAACTCCTGCTCCACATCTTCCTGTAGCGCCATAAGCTAAATATTTTCTTTCTAATAAAACTATATCTTTGACACCAGCTTTCGCTAGATTATAGGCTATAGAAACACCTGTAATACCTCCACCAATAACAACTATTGAAGCTTTATTCTTCATTACTTTCACCTACAATCTCTTTAAAGAATAATCCTCCAAAAGGTGGTCTATTACTTGGTTTATATACTTCTTCTATTGGCTTACCTGTTATTTTTGAAATTTCTCTCGCAATAATTGGGCCGCATGTTTTTCCCTGGCAAGGTCCCATTCCTGCCCTTGAAACCCTTTTTATTTCCTCAACAGTGGTATAACCTTCATGAATTAAATCTCTAATTTCTTTTAATGTGATATCTTCACATCGACAGACAATAATTTTTTCTTCATCCATATTATATCACCACCCTTATGTGGCGTGCATTATTAATATTTTCTTTTGAAACTTTTACTTCTATTAAATTGGTTTTATCTTTCATTTTTCTAACGTTCAACACTATATTTTTTTCTAAGAAATTACCTTCTCTATCCATGATTTCAACCATTTCACCTTTTTCGGGCACAGGTAAAAATTCATAAGGTAATAATACACTTTCTTTTTTCTTATCCACTACAAAAATAGCTAATCCAGGACAAACAGCTACGCAATTTCCACAACCTATACATTTTTTTTCATCTAATTTTGGTATCCCATTCAATGAATCCATTGATATAGCATTAGTTGGACAACTTGCAACACATGGGTTACATGGTATATTTTGAAAACACTCCATTATTGCGAATCTATTACTATCTTTTGGAATAATATTCTCTATCATTTCTTTTTCAGGAACACCTGTCCTATGTAACTTTCCTAAATCTTTTTGTGAATCAACAATAAAATCTTTATATAAATTTAATTTTTTTAAACCACTTACTACTTTTGATGAAGTTTTTCTTAGTTCCTTTAAATGTTCCTTAATTTCATTAATTCTTTTATCAAAAGTATTGGTTATTTCATATGATGCGTATAAACCTGCTAGTTCTCCTTCAAGCATTGCAGCGGTTGCTTCTTCTATTCCAGAAGAATCACCAGCTACAAAAACATTTTCTACAGTTGTTTTCATATTTTCATCTCTTACAGGTACATATCCACCTAATTCTGGTATATATTTCATTTTACAATTAATTTGATTCAAGATATCAGAAAGTGGCATTAATCCAGTAGCCAAACATATTACATCACAAGATATTTCTTTTTTTTCTTTAGTTTCAACATTCTCAATTATAGCTCCTTTAACTTTTCTATCACCTAAAGCTTTAACTATAGTATGTTTTGTATATATTGGTATTCCCAATCTTCTTACTTTTGAAGCATGAACTAAATATCCACCTATTTTTTCTGAAATTTCTACAATACCTTTTACTTTAACTCCCACTTGAGCAAGTTGATAAGATACTATTAATCCGATATTTCCTGAACCAATCATCAATATTTCTTTTCCTGGTAATATTCCATACACGTTCATTAATGTTTGTACAGCCCCGGCACCAAACACGCCAGGTAAATCATTATTTTCAAATGGTAATGATTTTTCAAATGCTCCAGTTGCTATAATAATTTTCTTTGGCTTAAATTTTTCCATTTTCTCTTTAACTAAAGCAGTAACAACACCATCTTCATAATATCCAAGAACCATAGAATTCAAAAATACATCGATTTTATCT from Marinitoga aeolica harbors:
- a CDS encoding FAD-dependent oxidoreductase, which translates into the protein MKNYDILIIGGGPAGISSALAAAKLNLKVALFEEKEILGGQLVKQTHKFFGSKDESAGTRGIYIAQKLINEVNNKDKIDVFLNSMVLGYYEDGVVTALVKEKMEKFKPKKIIIATGAFEKSLPFENNDLPGVFGAGAVQTLMNVYGILPGKEILMIGSGNIGLIVSYQLAQVGVKVKGIVEISEKIGGYLVHASKVRRLGIPIYTKHTIVKALGDRKVKGAIIENVETKEKKEISCDVICLATGLMPLSDILNQINCKMKYIPELGGYVPVRDENMKTTVENVFVAGDSSGIEEATAAMLEGELAGLYASYEITNTFDKRINEIKEHLKELRKTSSKVVSGLKKLNLYKDFIVDSQKDLGKLHRTGVPEKEMIENIIPKDSNRFAIMECFQNIPCNPCVASCPTNAISMDSLNGIPKLDEKKCIGCGNCVAVCPGLAIFVVDKKKESVLLPYEFLPVPEKGEMVEIMDREGNFLEKNIVLNVRKMKDKTNLIEVKVSKENINNARHIRVVI
- a CDS encoding (2Fe-2S)-binding protein; the encoded protein is MDEEKIIVCRCEDITLKEIRDLIHEGYTTVEEIKRVSRAGMGPCQGKTCGPIIAREISKITGKPIEEVYKPSNRPPFGGLFFKEIVGESNEE